The following coding sequences are from one BD1-7 clade bacterium window:
- the yxaF gene encoding putative HTH-type transcriptional regulator YxaF, with translation MSQKRELLLNTALDLFYRQGIHSVGINEVIKVSGVAKKTLYSHFNGKDDLIMAALQQRHQLFMSWLEGKLEEITSNDELIDVLFGSLQSWFTGNEKLLGAFRGCFFINTSAEFSNPESQISRYCCYHKEQVRRLIQSKLSKDSPDLLNVICLLKEGAITTAYMTGESTEIVQSSVRILHSLEC, from the coding sequence ATGAGCCAAAAGCGCGAGTTACTGTTAAATACCGCATTAGACTTATTTTATCGACAAGGCATTCACTCAGTTGGTATCAATGAGGTCATCAAAGTATCAGGCGTTGCTAAAAAAACACTGTATAGCCATTTTAATGGTAAGGATGATTTGATCATGGCTGCCTTGCAGCAAAGGCATCAACTCTTCATGAGCTGGTTGGAAGGTAAGCTAGAGGAAATAACCAGCAACGACGAACTGATTGATGTTCTTTTCGGATCGTTACAAAGCTGGTTTACTGGAAATGAAAAACTTCTAGGAGCGTTTCGAGGGTGTTTCTTTATCAACACATCAGCAGAGTTTAGTAACCCAGAAAGCCAAATTTCTCGCTATTGCTGTTACCACAAAGAACAAGTTCGGCGGCTTATTCAAAGTAAACTAAGCAAAGATTCACCCGATCTTCTAAATGTGATTTGTTTGCTGAAGGAGGGCGCAATAACCACTGCATATATGACGGGAGAAAGCACTGAGATAGTTCAAAGTAGCGTAAGAATTTTACATAGCCTTGAGTGCTAA